One genomic segment of Brassica napus cultivar Da-Ae chromosome A3, Da-Ae, whole genome shotgun sequence includes these proteins:
- the LOC106376871 gene encoding non-specific lipid-transfer protein 5-like gives MEGLLKLSTLVIVCMLVSAPMATEAAISCGAVASNLGQCINYLTKGGYISPGCCSGVRTLNSMARTTTDRQQACRCIQGAAKALGSRLNARRAAGLPGACRVRISYPISARTNCNNVR, from the exons ATGGAGGGGCTCTTAAAGTTGTCGACGTTGGTGATTGTGTGCATGCTAGTGTCCGCTCCAATGGCGACCGAGGCAGCAATCTCGTGTGGCGCAGTCGCCAGCAACTTGGGCCAATGCATCAACTACCTGACAAAAGGTGGTTACATTTCTCCAGGGTGTTGTTCTGGCGTTCGGACGCTCAACAGCATGGCTCGGACCACCACTGACCGCCAGCAAGCTTGTCGTTGCATCCAAGGAGCAGCTAAAGCCTTGGGTTCTAGACTTAACGCACGCCGTGCTGCTGGTCTTCCTGGTGCTTGCCGTGTTAGGATCTCTTACCCCATCAGCGCAAGAACCAACTGTAACAA CGTCAGGTGA